A stretch of the Terriglobales bacterium genome encodes the following:
- a CDS encoding amino acid permease, whose protein sequence is MAGLLATKPLDMILKESCEEGAHSLKRALGPLNLITLGIGAIIGAGIFVLTGAAAAQYAGPAIVLSFILAGIACAFAGLCYSEFASLIPIAGSAYTYGYATLGEIFAWIIGWDLILEYAFGAATVASGWSGYVVSFLQDYGVHIPPAFTATPGTELVFYNSRWERLATVLPTLKAHGVDPATLQHAHGVFNLVAFLAIVMVTTILVIGIKESANFNSAIVVLKVAIVLTFIGIAVRYVLAHPSVATTNWHPFIPPNAGDFGKYGWSGIARGAAVIFFAYIGFDAVSTAAQEARRPQRDMPIGILGSLVICTVLYILVSGLLTGVVPYTALNVPDPVAVGIDATGVRWGSFLVKLGAIAGLGSVMLVMLLGQSRVFFSMSCDGLLPKWAGKVHPRFRTPYISSITVGIFVAIFASLIPIGILGELVSIGTLLAFVIVCAGVWILRVKRPELERPFRTPLVPLVPIMGILVSGLMMASLPGDTWLRLIIWLVIGMFVYFFYGRHHSRVQMIRDKEPEPKPGTVMAD, encoded by the coding sequence ATGGCGGGTTTATTAGCCACCAAACCGCTTGACATGATTCTCAAGGAGTCCTGTGAAGAAGGGGCACACTCCCTCAAGCGCGCACTTGGTCCTCTGAATCTGATCACGCTCGGAATTGGCGCGATCATAGGAGCCGGCATCTTCGTTCTAACGGGGGCTGCAGCCGCACAATATGCCGGACCGGCAATCGTGCTCTCGTTCATTCTGGCCGGGATTGCTTGTGCTTTTGCCGGGTTGTGCTACTCCGAGTTTGCCTCGCTGATTCCCATCGCCGGCTCTGCTTATACGTATGGGTATGCGACGCTGGGCGAGATCTTCGCGTGGATTATCGGCTGGGACCTGATTCTGGAATACGCCTTTGGTGCAGCTACGGTTGCCTCCGGCTGGAGCGGGTACGTAGTCAGCTTCCTGCAGGACTATGGCGTTCACATCCCGCCTGCATTTACTGCGACGCCCGGCACAGAGCTTGTGTTTTACAACAGCCGCTGGGAGCGGCTGGCGACGGTGTTGCCCACGCTGAAAGCACACGGCGTCGATCCCGCAACTTTGCAACACGCGCATGGCGTGTTCAATCTGGTGGCTTTCCTCGCCATTGTGATGGTGACGACGATTCTGGTGATTGGCATTAAGGAATCGGCCAATTTCAATTCCGCCATCGTAGTACTGAAAGTTGCCATCGTTCTGACCTTTATTGGTATTGCAGTGCGCTATGTTCTGGCGCATCCCTCGGTTGCCACGACTAACTGGCATCCGTTCATTCCGCCGAATGCCGGAGACTTCGGAAAATACGGTTGGTCCGGGATCGCGCGTGGGGCAGCCGTAATTTTCTTCGCCTATATCGGATTTGATGCCGTGTCCACCGCGGCGCAGGAGGCGCGGAGGCCGCAGCGCGACATGCCCATCGGCATTCTGGGCTCGCTAGTCATCTGCACCGTCCTCTATATTCTGGTTTCGGGCCTGCTGACCGGCGTGGTGCCCTACACTGCGCTTAACGTGCCCGATCCCGTTGCCGTTGGTATCGATGCAACGGGCGTACGTTGGGGCAGCTTCCTGGTGAAACTGGGTGCGATCGCTGGACTGGGGAGCGTGATGTTGGTGATGCTACTCGGACAATCGCGGGTCTTTTTCTCCATGTCCTGCGATGGCCTGCTGCCGAAATGGGCAGGGAAGGTGCATCCACGCTTTCGCACTCCTTATATCTCGTCAATCACGGTGGGAATATTTGTTGCGATTTTTGCCTCATTGATTCCGATTGGGATTCTGGGCGAGTTGGTCAGTATCGGCACTCTGCTGGCGTTCGTCATCGTGTGCGCGGGGGTATGGATCCTACGGGTGAAGCGGCCGGAACTGGAACGTCCGTTTAGAACACCGCTGGTTCCGTTGGTGCCTATCATGGGAATCCTGGTATCCGGATTGAT
- a CDS encoding amino acid permease — MSQTQTHAAPPDLAAPDQGFVKGLGLTSATTLVMGSMIGSGIFIVSADIARLVNSPGLLILAWVVTGFMTVVAALSYGELAAMMPHAGGQYVYLREALGPLWGFLYGWTLFLVIQTGTIAAVGVAFGKFLGVFFPAISSGNWIIHLWKVPPIPVGPMVLGNMDVGLNTQNLMGIIIIVLLTVVNVFGVKTGALVQNVFTFTKAAALLGLVIFGLLLGRNPQALAANFTEFWRNAGSSAAPFAQIGIGGLLGTITILAVAQVGSLFSADAWNNVTFTAGEVKNPSRNLPLSLALGTGVVIGLYIAANFVYLNVLPLSGDPHGTTVLARGIQYAAEDRVATAVMQVMVGPAGAALMALAILISTFGCTNGLILAGARVYYAMARDGLFHQRVGTLHPTYKTPVVSLIVQAVWTCILCLSGTYGQLLDYIIFAVLVFYILTIVGLFVLRRKRPDAVRPYRAIGYPVLPAIYIVMALFVDIVLLRYKPQYTWPGLIIVLCGIPVYFLWSRRTGAGRAADSGAAPGH, encoded by the coding sequence GTGAGTCAAACCCAAACACACGCTGCACCGCCAGACCTGGCTGCTCCTGACCAGGGATTTGTCAAAGGCCTCGGACTGACCAGCGCGACGACGCTGGTCATGGGTTCGATGATCGGGTCGGGGATTTTTATCGTCTCCGCCGACATCGCGCGGCTGGTGAACTCCCCAGGGCTGCTGATCCTAGCCTGGGTGGTCACGGGATTTATGACGGTGGTGGCGGCGCTGTCCTACGGCGAATTAGCGGCCATGATGCCTCACGCGGGCGGCCAGTATGTGTATCTGCGCGAAGCGCTGGGACCGCTATGGGGATTTCTCTATGGCTGGACTCTGTTCTTAGTGATTCAGACGGGGACTATTGCCGCCGTTGGCGTGGCGTTCGGAAAATTTCTGGGCGTGTTCTTCCCGGCCATCTCCTCCGGCAACTGGATTATTCATTTGTGGAAGGTGCCGCCGATCCCGGTCGGGCCGATGGTTCTAGGCAACATGGATGTGGGACTGAACACGCAGAACCTGATGGGAATCATCATTATTGTGCTGCTGACGGTGGTAAACGTCTTCGGCGTGAAGACCGGCGCTCTAGTGCAGAACGTCTTCACGTTCACAAAAGCTGCCGCCCTGCTTGGCCTGGTCATTTTCGGACTTCTCCTGGGACGCAACCCTCAGGCACTGGCGGCGAATTTCACTGAATTCTGGCGAAACGCGGGAAGCAGTGCCGCCCCATTCGCCCAAATCGGTATCGGGGGACTGCTGGGGACCATCACCATCCTTGCTGTGGCCCAGGTGGGATCGCTTTTCTCCGCCGATGCGTGGAACAACGTGACTTTTACGGCCGGCGAGGTCAAGAACCCCAGCCGCAACCTGCCGCTATCGCTAGCGCTGGGCACGGGTGTGGTGATTGGTCTTTATATCGCCGCGAACTTCGTTTACCTCAACGTGCTGCCACTGTCTGGCGACCCTCATGGCACGACGGTGCTGGCCCGCGGAATTCAATATGCCGCCGAAGATCGCGTGGCGACTGCGGTGATGCAGGTGATGGTCGGACCCGCAGGTGCAGCCCTGATGGCGCTGGCAATTCTGATCTCGACCTTCGGTTGCACGAACGGGCTGATTCTAGCCGGAGCGCGAGTTTATTACGCGATGGCTAGGGACGGCTTGTTTCATCAGCGCGTGGGCACGCTGCATCCCACGTATAAAACGCCGGTAGTGTCGCTTATCGTGCAGGCGGTATGGACCTGCATACTTTGCCTGTCTGGAACCTATGGCCAATTGCTGGATTACATCATTTTCGCGGTGCTGGTTTTCTACATCTTAACGATTGTGGGTTTGTTCGTACTGCGGCGGAAGCGGCCGGACGCGGTCAGGCCCTATCGGGCAATCGGTTACCCGGTACTCCCGGCGATTTACATTGTGATGGCGCTATTCGTCGATATCGTGCTTTTGCGGTATAAACCGCAGTACACTTGGCCGGGTTTGATTATCGTGCTGTGCGGTATACCGGTTTATTTCCTGTGGTCTCGACGGACGGGCGCAGGCCGGGCAGCCGACAGTGGGGCGGCGCCGGGACATTAG
- the thiE gene encoding thiamine phosphate synthase → MVVRLPRLYAILDVSFYLFAPDPLIAMLAFARDLKSAGVTLLQFRNKTGSSREVLSHARALRAELGPDTTFFMNDRADLAVAAGCDGVHLGQDDLSPEGARKVIGDRLWMGLSTHNPEQVRIADEAAPDYIAVGPVFATTTKSNPDPLIGLEGVQEARRLTSRPLVAIGGITLDNCRSVIDAGADSVAVISSLTREPRKSAEQFLRILM, encoded by the coding sequence ATGGTTGTTCGCCTCCCGCGGCTATACGCCATTCTCGACGTCTCCTTCTACCTTTTTGCTCCAGACCCACTGATCGCGATGCTCGCGTTTGCGCGTGACCTCAAAAGCGCAGGCGTTACGCTGCTGCAATTCCGCAATAAAACTGGATCCAGCCGCGAAGTGCTCTCTCACGCTCGCGCCCTTCGCGCCGAGCTAGGACCCGACACAACCTTCTTTATGAACGACCGTGCTGACTTAGCCGTAGCCGCCGGATGCGATGGGGTGCACCTTGGTCAGGACGATCTTTCGCCAGAGGGGGCGCGCAAGGTTATTGGAGACCGGCTCTGGATGGGCCTTTCCACGCACAATCCCGAGCAGGTGCGTATCGCGGATGAGGCCGCGCCAGACTACATCGCCGTGGGTCCGGTATTCGCAACCACTACAAAGTCCAATCCCGATCCCTTGATTGGCCTGGAGGGAGTGCAGGAAGCCCGGCGCCTGACCTCGAGACCGCTGGTCGCAATCGGGGGAATCACCCTGGATAACTGCCGTTCCGTGATCGATGCGGGGGCGGATTCGGTGGCGGTAATCTCAAGTCTCACCCGGGAGCCCCGCAAATCAGCCGAGCAATTCCTCCGCATATTGATGTAA
- the accC gene encoding acetyl-CoA carboxylase biotin carboxylase subunit, producing the protein MFRKILIANRGEIALRVICACKELGIKTVAIYSDVDRHSLHVRFADEAICIGPPKVSESYLNIPAVISAAEIANVDGVHPGYGLLSENANFAEVVETCGMKFIGPPPEITRLMGEKEKARMAMKSAGVPILPGSEGVIPSEDEALGWAREIGYPVIVKAAAGGGGRGMRIIRDREALPGLFQAAQSEASAAFGNGDLYLEKFIERPRHIEFQVLADEHGNVVSLGERECSIQRRHQKLLEESPSVKMTPELRSSIGDLLCRTLSHIGYINAGTVEFLMDEDGKLYFIEMNTRIQVEHPVTEMVTDVDLVKSQIMIAVGEKLERVLQGPVVHRGHAIECRINAEHPEKFTPSAGKITAFNPPGGTGVRIDTAAYPESVIPPYYDSLIAKLIVRGKDREEAISRMTRALEMFIVEGIHTTIPLHRRILANPDFRAGKFDTTFMERLLGSSQSVAKVPVQP; encoded by the coding sequence ATGTTTCGAAAAATTCTCATCGCTAACCGGGGAGAAATTGCCCTGCGCGTTATTTGCGCCTGCAAGGAGCTGGGCATTAAGACGGTGGCCATCTATAGCGATGTCGACCGGCACTCGCTGCACGTGCGATTTGCGGACGAAGCCATCTGCATCGGTCCTCCCAAGGTGAGCGAGAGCTATCTGAATATACCGGCCGTTATCAGCGCCGCCGAGATCGCCAACGTTGACGGTGTCCATCCCGGCTACGGCTTGCTCAGTGAAAACGCGAACTTTGCTGAAGTGGTCGAGACCTGTGGCATGAAATTCATCGGCCCACCTCCCGAAATCACGCGACTGATGGGCGAAAAGGAGAAAGCGCGAATGGCGATGAAGTCGGCAGGCGTGCCCATTCTGCCTGGCTCCGAAGGAGTGATTCCGAGTGAAGACGAGGCTCTTGGCTGGGCGAGGGAGATTGGCTATCCCGTGATCGTGAAGGCTGCCGCCGGGGGTGGGGGCCGCGGGATGCGAATCATTCGTGACCGGGAGGCACTCCCGGGTCTGTTCCAGGCGGCCCAGAGCGAAGCCTCAGCAGCATTTGGGAATGGGGATCTCTATTTAGAGAAGTTTATCGAGCGCCCGCGTCACATCGAATTCCAGGTGCTCGCTGACGAGCACGGCAACGTCGTCAGCCTGGGGGAACGCGAGTGCAGCATCCAGCGGCGGCATCAAAAGCTGCTGGAGGAATCGCCGTCGGTGAAAATGACGCCTGAGCTACGATCGTCCATCGGGGATCTGCTTTGCCGCACGCTCAGCCACATCGGCTACATCAACGCGGGCACGGTCGAGTTCCTGATGGACGAGGATGGCAAGCTCTACTTTATCGAGATGAACACCCGAATTCAGGTAGAGCATCCGGTGACCGAGATGGTCACAGATGTGGACCTGGTGAAGAGCCAGATCATGATCGCGGTGGGAGAGAAGCTGGAGAGAGTGCTGCAAGGACCGGTCGTGCATCGCGGGCACGCGATCGAGTGCCGGATTAACGCTGAGCATCCGGAAAAGTTCACGCCTTCCGCGGGAAAGATTACGGCTTTCAATCCGCCGGGAGGTACCGGGGTGAGAATCGATACCGCTGCCTACCCCGAATCGGTGATTCCGCCTTATTACGACTCCCTGATCGCCAAGCTAATCGTTCGTGGCAAAGACCGCGAGGAAGCCATTTCGCGGATGACACGGGCGTTGGAGATGTTCATCGTGGAGGGCATCCACACCACGATTCCGCTTCATCGGCGGATTCTGGCCAATCCCGACTTTCGCGCGGGCAAGTTCGATACGACGTTTATGGAGCGGCTGCTGGGAAGCAGCCAGAGCGTCGCGAAGGTCCCGGTCCAGCCCTAG
- the accB gene encoding acetyl-CoA carboxylase biotin carboxyl carrier protein produces the protein MNQKELKELIEFLIEKDIAEFELERGDIKVRIKRGGASSPIHYAAVAPVVSAPLVSAAPAVVVAAGGNSSPSSASAASSAEPAVEEAGGQIVHSPIVGTFYESPSPGAPPFVKPGDRVSLGQVLCIVEAMKLMNEIESDYAGIVVKRFVENGQPVEYGQQLFAIRPD, from the coding sequence ATGAATCAGAAAGAATTGAAGGAACTCATAGAGTTCTTAATCGAAAAAGATATTGCCGAGTTCGAACTGGAACGCGGGGATATCAAAGTACGCATCAAGCGAGGCGGAGCTTCGTCGCCAATCCATTACGCCGCGGTTGCCCCAGTAGTGTCGGCGCCGCTTGTCTCCGCCGCACCAGCCGTAGTAGTAGCCGCAGGCGGCAATTCTTCCCCTTCTTCCGCGTCCGCAGCCTCGTCTGCCGAACCCGCTGTTGAGGAAGCCGGTGGCCAGATCGTGCATTCGCCAATCGTGGGCACGTTTTACGAGTCGCCATCGCCCGGGGCTCCCCCGTTTGTAAAGCCGGGCGACCGGGTGAGCCTGGGCCAGGTGCTCTGCATTGTTGAAGCGATGAAGCTGATGAACGAAATCGAGTCGGACTATGCGGGCATTGTCGTAAAGCGGTTCGTCGAGAACGGTCAGCCGGTGGAATACGGCCAGCAACTATTCGCTATTCGTCCCGATTAG
- a CDS encoding Xaa-Pro peptidase family protein, with protein sequence MRYQVRQQRLLELLRRHQASGLLVTSLVNIRYLCGFTGSSGVLACRLDHGRRQLALFTDGRYRLQAREEVTGARIVIEKRSALEMAAEWVTGSGLTPIAIEAQHLSVAERDLVLKHRRHPNSRLKSTVGLIEQLRLVKDDQEMAAIRSAVNLGASLFDTALNTIRPGVAEVRVAAEMEHAARESGAEGMSFETIVAAGPRSALPHGHASTKPIPGRGFVVLDFGVILAGYCSDMTRTVHVGRPTTEEREMYEAVREAQGAGVDAVRAGVTAGEVDFAARSVLRRNRLDRFFTHSTGHGVGLEIHEPPRLARREAEVLQPGMVVTIEPGVYVPGKGGVRIEDMVVVRENGCEVLTPGTKELIEL encoded by the coding sequence ATGCGTTACCAGGTACGACAGCAGCGATTGCTCGAGCTTTTGCGGCGCCATCAGGCCTCTGGCCTCCTAGTCACCTCGCTAGTGAATATCCGCTACCTGTGCGGGTTCACTGGCAGCTCCGGAGTGCTGGCGTGCCGGCTGGATCATGGAAGACGCCAGCTGGCCTTATTTACCGACGGTCGCTATCGGCTGCAGGCGCGAGAGGAGGTGACCGGAGCCAGGATCGTGATCGAAAAGCGCTCAGCTTTGGAGATGGCGGCCGAGTGGGTGACCGGCTCAGGTCTGACTCCGATAGCTATCGAAGCCCAGCACCTGTCGGTAGCTGAACGTGATCTGGTACTCAAACATCGTCGGCACCCGAACTCGCGTTTGAAGAGCACTGTAGGCCTGATCGAGCAACTGCGGCTCGTCAAGGACGATCAGGAAATGGCAGCCATTCGCAGTGCGGTGAACTTAGGAGCCTCTCTTTTCGATACGGCTCTGAACACGATCCGTCCCGGGGTCGCTGAGGTGAGGGTGGCGGCGGAGATGGAGCACGCGGCGCGCGAATCGGGTGCGGAAGGGATGTCTTTCGAGACCATTGTTGCGGCGGGTCCGAGATCCGCACTTCCCCATGGGCACGCCTCCACGAAACCAATCCCTGGGCGTGGGTTCGTGGTGCTCGACTTCGGTGTTATACTCGCCGGTTATTGTTCAGACATGACCCGCACTGTGCACGTGGGCCGGCCGACTACAGAGGAACGAGAAATGTATGAGGCGGTGAGAGAGGCCCAGGGCGCAGGCGTGGACGCGGTTCGTGCCGGGGTGACCGCGGGGGAAGTAGATTTCGCCGCCCGCTCGGTTCTGCGGCGTAACAGACTGGACCGTTTTTTCACCCACTCCACCGGTCACGGAGTCGGCTTGGAGATTCATGAGCCGCCTCGGTTGGCGCGACGGGAGGCCGAAGTCCTGCAGCCGGGCATGGTCGTTACTATTGAGCCCGGTGTTTATGTTCCAGGCAAGGGAGGGGTTCGCATCGAGGACATGGTTGTTGTCCGCGAGAACGGATGTGAGGTACTCACACCCGGGACCAAAGAATTGATAGAGCTGTGA
- the pilQ gene encoding type IV pilus secretin PilQ: protein MRRKQGMGSILLLLLMSTIAAAANTQLTNISVAAQGNSTVVALHMNGTFSHTEYRPTDNLLLVDMHGVSAGSWKEQTRTLNTPGVSAYHVLSYSGSNGTEVARIELALVPAAEVKVGDMANGLQIQVTVPKTTAKPSAALLPLSKTTAVPVAKPAAANESQVSAVKEAVAPAITPLTVRSVEVVRGDGTLDVEIAANGPLSPRAMKLSSPARVVVDLMNAVPSNPKVIAVNSGDVKDVRVARFQDSPPVTRVVVDLAEARAFELVPAGNKVILKVHTSEKSPALNTVPNSPKPILHNPAPPTLDASKPAPNPVTAHLVPATLTSAIPNPVRESSKTPAAPSQVSDVSQAATGRATEKAAKDFVMLEPQFTPKAENDVPTADPKAAAESAARVIEASNKAAADALLPPSSAAPQAGAPATNASAIQRETQISSPPAPSKPKYTGEPISVNLKDVDLKDFFRLIHEISGLNIVLDPNVRGTLTLVLDDVPWDQALDLVLANNGLDRKLEGNVLRIATVDTLRREAEAVRAKNEAEALSVPKVHITHFLSYAQAKDLVPTVKRFLSQRGDVIADVRTNSLIISDIPSVIPEVQRLLSQLDRKTQEVEIEARVIAATRNFARDIGVQLGFGWGNNVSAAGGSSAAGFSPTNITFPPTATQPKYILDPTGKTIPLFSNLAVPGPTSGLSFVNATSTYRLDTILTMAEQRGLLKILSRPRVVTQNNGQAIVRQGVRVPVVTAAQLGGPPTTTYVDAFLRLTVTPQITVESTIFMAIDVENTTPDFSRQVAGNPTLITQQATTQVLVADGGTVVIGGVIQTQNSVNIQQVPLLGDIPVMGNLFKRRSVSTSSQELLFFVTPKIVQT from the coding sequence ATGAGGCGGAAGCAAGGCATGGGTTCAATTTTGCTGCTGCTGTTGATGAGTACGATAGCGGCTGCAGCCAACACGCAATTGACCAACATTAGCGTGGCGGCGCAGGGCAATTCTACTGTCGTAGCCCTGCACATGAACGGCACGTTCAGCCACACAGAATATCGGCCCACCGATAATCTGCTGCTGGTGGACATGCATGGGGTTTCAGCGGGCAGCTGGAAAGAGCAGACGCGGACCTTGAACACCCCCGGCGTGAGCGCTTATCACGTCCTCTCCTACAGCGGGTCCAATGGAACCGAGGTAGCTCGCATCGAGTTGGCTCTGGTTCCCGCAGCCGAGGTTAAGGTCGGCGATATGGCAAATGGTCTTCAGATTCAGGTTACTGTGCCGAAGACTACTGCCAAGCCCTCAGCAGCATTGTTGCCGCTATCAAAAACCACAGCCGTGCCGGTAGCCAAGCCTGCGGCTGCCAATGAGAGTCAGGTTTCGGCAGTGAAGGAGGCGGTGGCACCGGCGATCACCCCCCTGACGGTGCGCTCGGTAGAGGTGGTTCGCGGGGACGGTACCCTGGATGTTGAAATTGCAGCCAATGGTCCACTTTCGCCGCGGGCGATGAAGCTATCGTCGCCGGCGCGGGTGGTAGTAGATCTGATGAACGCGGTGCCCTCGAATCCGAAGGTCATCGCGGTGAATTCAGGAGATGTGAAAGACGTTCGGGTAGCCCGTTTCCAGGACAGCCCGCCGGTGACCCGGGTGGTTGTTGATTTGGCGGAAGCGCGCGCTTTCGAGCTGGTGCCTGCCGGCAACAAAGTTATCCTGAAAGTTCACACCAGCGAGAAATCGCCAGCTTTAAACACGGTTCCGAACAGTCCGAAGCCGATTCTGCACAATCCGGCACCGCCGACGCTGGATGCAAGCAAGCCGGCACCGAACCCGGTCACCGCCCATTTGGTTCCGGCTACGCTGACGTCAGCGATACCGAATCCTGTCCGGGAATCGTCGAAAACTCCCGCAGCTCCCTCGCAAGTATCTGATGTCTCTCAGGCTGCCACTGGAAGAGCAACGGAAAAGGCAGCTAAAGATTTCGTGATGCTGGAGCCGCAGTTCACTCCCAAGGCGGAAAATGACGTTCCTACGGCTGATCCAAAAGCGGCGGCCGAATCCGCGGCGCGGGTGATCGAGGCTTCGAACAAAGCGGCAGCCGACGCGCTGCTGCCCCCCTCCAGCGCGGCTCCGCAAGCTGGTGCGCCTGCCACTAATGCCTCGGCGATACAGCGGGAGACGCAGATCTCCAGTCCTCCCGCGCCATCCAAGCCCAAGTACACGGGAGAACCAATTTCGGTCAATCTGAAGGATGTCGACCTGAAGGATTTCTTCCGGCTAATTCACGAGATCAGTGGGCTCAACATCGTGCTCGATCCCAATGTGAGAGGCACGTTGACTCTGGTGCTTGACGATGTGCCCTGGGATCAGGCGCTCGACCTGGTGCTGGCGAATAACGGCCTGGACCGGAAGCTGGAGGGCAACGTTCTGCGCATCGCGACGGTTGACACCCTGCGCAGGGAAGCCGAAGCGGTTCGCGCCAAGAATGAAGCTGAGGCGCTCTCCGTCCCCAAGGTTCACATTACGCATTTCCTCAGCTATGCTCAGGCCAAGGACCTGGTTCCCACTGTCAAGCGCTTCCTCTCGCAACGTGGCGACGTGATTGCCGATGTGCGCACCAACTCGCTGATCATTTCCGATATCCCGTCGGTGATTCCGGAGGTTCAGCGGTTGCTGTCGCAGTTGGACCGTAAGACACAGGAAGTGGAAATTGAAGCCCGCGTTATCGCCGCCACTCGCAACTTTGCGCGCGACATCGGCGTGCAGCTCGGCTTCGGGTGGGGAAACAACGTGTCGGCTGCTGGTGGCTCCAGTGCTGCTGGATTCAGCCCCACCAACATCACCTTCCCACCCACTGCGACTCAGCCGAAGTACATTCTGGATCCCACGGGGAAAACAATTCCGCTGTTCTCGAACCTGGCGGTTCCGGGGCCGACCAGCGGCCTGTCTTTCGTGAATGCGACCTCCACGTACCGGCTGGATACAATTCTGACCATGGCGGAGCAGCGGGGCTTGCTGAAAATTCTCTCCCGTCCGCGCGTGGTGACGCAAAACAATGGCCAGGCGATAGTTCGACAGGGCGTGCGTGTGCCTGTAGTTACGGCCGCGCAATTGGGTGGACCACCTACGACAACCTACGTAGACGCCTTCCTGCGGCTCACGGTTACGCCGCAGATTACGGTTGAGAGCACGATCTTCATGGCGATTGACGTGGAAAACACCACGCCAGATTTCTCCCGCCAGGTTGCCGGCAACCCTACCCTGATCACGCAACAGGCCACCACCCAGGTGTTGGTTGCCGATGGCGGCACCGTGGTGATCGGCGGCGTTATTCAGACGCAGAACTCGGTGAACATACAGCAGGTGCCGTTGCTGGGGGACATTCCGGTGATGGGCAACCTATTCAAGCGACGCTCGGTATCGACCTCGTCGCAGGAGTTGTTGTTCTTTGTAACCCCCAAGATCGTTCAAACCTAG
- the pilO gene encoding type 4a pilus biogenesis protein PilO, with translation MAKWNELPFGSKLGIVVGLAAVVTGLAWYLTIKPLADQNKKNEGKLAAVKADNDSLRPYVGKLADMDRQIESLKQQLEIQKRIVPDEKEADNFIRLVQSTAAASGIEVRRFTAQAIQNKEFFAEAPFELELDGPYYSVLGFFDRLAKLERIINVSALQMATVNKASDAKVKHRYEYAPGESVVATCVATTYFSRAEVPAPAPAKPGAPAGK, from the coding sequence ATGGCCAAGTGGAACGAACTGCCGTTTGGATCGAAACTCGGAATCGTGGTCGGACTGGCCGCGGTAGTGACCGGGCTGGCGTGGTATCTCACGATCAAGCCGCTGGCCGATCAGAACAAGAAGAACGAGGGAAAATTGGCCGCGGTGAAAGCGGACAACGACTCGCTCCGGCCGTACGTGGGTAAGTTGGCTGACATGGATCGGCAAATCGAGAGCCTGAAGCAACAGCTCGAGATCCAGAAACGCATCGTGCCGGACGAGAAGGAAGCGGATAACTTCATCCGCCTGGTGCAGTCGACCGCGGCTGCTTCCGGGATAGAAGTGCGCCGTTTCACCGCCCAGGCGATTCAGAACAAGGAATTCTTTGCCGAGGCGCCGTTTGAACTGGAGCTGGACGGACCGTACTACTCGGTGCTGGGCTTCTTCGATCGTCTGGCCAAGCTGGAACGCATTATCAACGTGTCCGCTCTGCAGATGGCAACCGTCAACAAGGCCAGCGATGCCAAAGTTAAGCACCGCTACGAATATGCGCCGGGTGAGAGCGTGGTTGCCACCTGCGTGGCTACAACCTATTTCAGTCGCGCGGAGGTACCAGCGCCGGCTCCGGCTAAACCGGGAGCGCCGGCAGGGAAGTAG
- a CDS encoding PilN domain-containing protein: MIRINLLGGDRPKKAKGPAITLGTKEPPNIMVVAALIAALTIGGNYLWYWGLNKKAEDLKKQLDTAQTENRRLAEVKAKYLERQKQFDLYDRRVKVIHQLQANQSGPTDLMNALASTVNSTDAVWLNTMNDSGAVINLQGTALSSTAVANLMTNLKKSSYFKSIEIRETYQDDTVKDMQAFQFSITCEKLPPSPAPSAQPQQKS; this comes from the coding sequence ATGATTCGCATCAACCTGCTGGGTGGAGACAGACCGAAGAAGGCCAAGGGACCGGCAATCACTCTGGGCACCAAAGAGCCACCGAACATCATGGTGGTGGCGGCACTGATCGCGGCGCTCACTATCGGTGGCAACTATCTGTGGTATTGGGGACTGAACAAGAAAGCCGAGGACCTCAAGAAGCAGTTGGATACGGCGCAGACCGAGAACCGGCGGTTAGCCGAGGTGAAAGCCAAATATCTGGAGCGTCAGAAGCAATTTGATCTTTACGACCGCCGGGTGAAAGTGATTCATCAGTTGCAGGCCAACCAGTCAGGTCCCACCGACTTGATGAATGCATTGGCCAGCACGGTGAACTCCACGGATGCGGTGTGGCTCAACACCATGAACGATAGCGGAGCGGTGATCAACCTGCAGGGTACCGCGCTGAGCTCCACCGCAGTCGCCAACCTGATGACCAACTTGAAAAAATCCAGCTACTTCAAATCGATTGAGATCAGGGAAACCTATCAGGACGACACCGTAAAGGACATGCAGGCATTTCAGTTTTCTATCACCTGCGAGAAGCTGCCGCCGTCACCGGCGCCGTCAGCGCAACCGCAGCAGAAGTCGTAG